The nucleotide window CACGATTTCTAGGTAATGGCTGCTGTTGCTTGGTATTTGGGAAATATAGAAATAAGGGTATTTGACATCAACTAGATAAGTTCTATAAAAAACTAAATATAATTAGGAGAAAGGGCCATTACTATTAAGTATGAGTTATAAAATTCAAATATGAGCTTATAAAATTCAAATATGAGCTTATAAAATTCAAATATGAGTAATAAAATTCAGAATGACAAAGATGCTAACATTGAAAAATGAGAGAAAAATTGGCTTATGTAACTTTACCTCTGAGTCTGTGGAACTTGGAATGCTTCTTGCGATTGTAGGGGGATTTCTTGACGCTTACACGTTTGTTGGAAGAGGTGGGGTTTTCGCCAATGCTCAGACTGGAAATGTCGTACTTATGGGCATAGAAGCTGCAACAGGAGAATGGGGTCAAGCACTGCTTCATGCTGTACCTATTCTGGCATTTATGATAGGGGTAGTAGTTGCCGAGATGATTAAAAAACCTTCAATGTGCCTGTTTATGCAGGATTCCGAAAGAGCAGTTTTAATTCTCGAAACTGTAGTTCTTTTTATCGTAGGTTTTATACCTTACACGAGTCCGAGTATTATTGTAACAGTTGCGGTTTCTTTTGTTTCTTCGGTTCAGATCTCTTCATTTCGAAAACTCGTTGGTTCTACGTATAGCACTACAATGGTTACTGGAAACTTACGTTCAGCTACACAGGAAGCTTATATCGCTTTTACGAAAAAAGACGACGAATCGGCTCGCAGAACCATTCGATACTCTACAATTAACCTTTCGTTTCTAGCAGGAGCTGTTCTAGGAGGGTTGCTTACATCATTTATTGGGGTTAAAGCAGTATGGATACCTGTTGTCGTGCTGATATGCTCTATAATTTTATTCAATAGTGAGCGTAAAGATAAAAACGCTAACATTGAAATCTAAGACTCAGTGTCGCGCCAATACTAAAGGATTCACAGGTTCCGAATAATTGTAATCGATTTTATAAGACATTTTACGACTGATTCGACATTAGTAACAGTAGATTTTTAACGGTAAAGTGACGAATTACTGAAATCAGGTTAATAGATTAGTAATTTTTAGAATAGTGGAGGGTCCTTCAAAATAAGTGAATTAATTAAGGTTCGACATGCTTATTTCTTCTGACCTACATATGTATACAAGTTTATACTGTAGAAATAATGTCCTGTCTTTTCTATTTGAGTTATTTGATCCTTAAATAATTCAAACTCAGTATTTTCTATTATTCCTTTTTCAACAAGTGCTTTAAATTCTTCATTTATCAATGAATAACCCCTGAATCCTTCTTTATACTCGGATTCAGTCACTACATAAGTAAACATAGTTCCATTAAATAAGCCTGTCTCGTTAAATATACCTGAAATTTTTCGTCCCATCCAGGCATCACAATCATTCATCCAGGGCTGTTGCCAATCATTATATGTAGTGATAAGCTTTCTATAAAGGTTTTTATCAAAAGCATTAAAAATTTGCGTATCCCAATCAAAATGCGCCATAATTATTTTTCCATCGGGCTTCAGCACTCTATGAATTTCGTGTAGTAATTTACTTTTATTTTTGATGCATTCTAATACATTACAACTGACGATAACATCTATTGATTCATCTTCGAATTTGAGACCATCTTCTACATCGTAAACATCAAATGTAAACCGACAATCCCTTTCAGTCTGCATTTTCGCAAATTCTATCAGGTTAGTCTTAACATCAACGCCATACAATTTAGCTTCTTTGTAGGCCCTATTACTAATTTCTATTAGATCATAACCTTTACCACAACCAATATCCAAAAATGTACTGGCTTTTGAAAAGTCTATAAAGGATAAAATATGACTTTGAATTCCTTTTCTATTATACATAATAAACTACTCCTCTTTCTCAACTACTCCTCTTTCAAAATTCGTGACACAATATCATGGTTCTTTGCCTCCGATGTAAGATAATGTTTTCTCGCTTCCACGCTCCTGAGTTTATAGGTAAGTCCAGAAGCTTACATTTTGCTTGCAAACTTTAGCCTTCAGACGAACCGCCTCGACCCGCGAAGATGTAATTTCTCTATCCCTTTTCATAATACTGTTTCGCATATCCTTATCCATGTTTGTAAATTTGGTATGTAAGTTCAATTTTTTTCGTGAGTAGGGTATAGCACTATAATATTAAATGTCTTTAGTATTAATGTCTTTATCCAGTTTTTTGGGAGATTCAGAGCTCTTCATTCTTGTTTTCAGTTATTCATTGGTCATCGGTTAAGGACTTTTCTTGCCTGAAAGCTATCGATTTTGTGTTAGAAGTAGATCTATAAATTTTGTCCTATTTACATGAAATCTATACTCTGTTCCGGCTCGTAATTTATTAAACTATTTGACAAATATTGTGGAAATTGACATAGTTTGTCACGATTCCTCACTTAACCGAAAACGAATGCAGCTTTATTAAGTGTTCAATAGCTTTTTTAAACTCTTTATTTTTGATATCCACTATTATTTTGGAAAATAATCTGGATATCAAATCTTGCAGCTGTTTGGGCATAAAATGGGATACAAATTCGAATTTAATGATACTAACCAACACTGTTGGTTTTTTCTCTCGTTAAGCTTCACAACAGATCGGGGGTTATTAACCACAAGGGTTAGTACGAAATACTTTAAGAGGATAAAACAATATTTATATATTTAGTGTAATCTTTAAACATCTAGCGGCTGACAACAGACTTCTGCGCAATCTATATCAGCTTTCAGTGCAGGGAAGGTAAGCAATGGCAAGAGACAGAAGAGACTATTATTATCATCAGGCAAAAGAAGAAGGGTACCGGTCCAGGGCTTCCTTCAAGCTTAAGCAGATCAATGAAAGACATCATATTATCAATAGGGGAGATTCGGTTGTTGATCTGGGTGCAGCCCCAGGTGGGTGGCTCCAGGTTGCAAAGGAACTGTCCGGAGGTAAGGTACTTGGTGTGGATCTTCAGAGAATTGTTCCTATTGAGGGTGTCGAGACCATTCAGGGTGATATAAACGCAGAATCGACAATAAAGAAGATTACTAAGATCGTAGGGGTAAAAGGAGCTGATGTGGTGCTCTGTGACGCGGCCCCTAACCTTTCAGGAAACTGGTCTTATGACCATGCACGGTCAATCGAGCTTGCAACTTCAGCTCTTGAATGTGCAAAAAAAATTCTCAAACCTAAAGGGAATTTCGTTGTAAAAGTCTTCCAGGGAGACATGTTTAACGACTACCTACAACAGGTCAGGGAAAACTTTGTCAAAACAGCCGCATATTCTCCGAAAGCGTCACGGTCCCAGAGTGCTGAAATCTACGTTATAGGAAAGAAATTCCTTACAGCTCCTCTCCGCAAAGGAGATAAATTCGTAGTGGACATCGAGGAGCTGGGTTCGAGCGGGGACGGAGCTGTACTCATTGAAGGGTTTGTCGTTTTCGTAAAGGAAGTCGAGATCGGAGAAAAAGTCAGGATTAAAATAACGGATGTCAAACCCAACTTCGCTTTTGCAGATGTCGCAGAAAGGCTTGGAAAAACCGAAAAATCTGAATGATTTATTATAAACACTGTATAACATAAACTATAGCATTTCGTAAAAACATATATGTTCAAGCTGTTATATATACAGCTTAAACATTAAATATAGTTATTAAACAAAAAATGTTAGTAAAATTATTAAGAGTTTATCCCGATTTTAAAAACACCTTCAAACACGGTGATCCGGTTGATTGATCTTCACACTCACACGATTTTCAGTGATGGGGAACTTATACCCAGCGAACTTGTCAGACGGGCGGTTATTCACGGCTATAAAGCCATTGCGCTTACCGACCACGCCGACTATACCAATCTCGAACAGCTTATCGAAGCTGGACAGAAAGCAAAATACCTTGAAAATGAATGGGATATCCGCGTTCTGGCCGGGGTTGAACTGACACATGTGCCGCCACGGAAAATAGCTCCTCTTGCAAAGAAAGCAAAAGAGCTGGGTGCGGATATTGTGGTTGTGCATGGAGAGACCATCTCCGAGCCAGTTGCCCCCGGAACAAATTCAGAGTCCGTTGCCTGTGAATATGTGGATATTCTGGCTCACCCGGGTCTGATCTCTGAGGAAGATGTCGAAAAGGCTAAAGATAACAATGTCTGTCTTGAGATTACAGCAAGGAACGGACACAATCGGACCAATGGCCACGTTGCACGGCTTGCACTTGAAATCGGAGCAACGATTCTTGTAAATACCGATACACATGCCCCTGAAGACCTTATCACAGATGAAACTGCCATGAAAATTGCAATGGGAGCCGGACTTACCGAAGTAAGGGCAAGAGAAGCATTAAAAGCTTCAGCAAAAAAAATAGCGGAAATTGTTTAAACTGTATATATTCTTTTCTATTTTTTCCAAGTTTTTTCTTAATCTTTTCTTTTTCAATTTATTTCTAATTAGTTTTTGTTTTCCTTTCAAATTATCCCTTATTTTTACTACCTTCTTATTTCCTCAGATTATTCAGCTTTTATTATATTAAAAGAGAAAATGGCTCTTAGATCTACGTCGATATCTCAAACAAAAAATAAACTGAACAGAAAAGTATTCAAGAAATATATGGATATTGGCAAATACAAAAAGGTTTTTTAGTGTTTGTGGTATTTTCTTTTCGAAAGTAAATGCTATCTTAAATGTTTAGCGTACTTTATAGTTGTTAAACTCTCGATCTTCTATCTAACTGAATTTTCAATATTCTCGATAGGATGTTTCGCCTCAAAAGATCTAACTATTTATATTATATAAAAAGTTAGACATGGATTTGCAGTGACCTCCAAACCTCCCCAAATCGGATTACGGATATTGAGAATTAAGGACTTATAGATACAATTCCTTGAGATCGAGAGTTAAAGTTCCATAATATCTGAGGTACTAGAATGAAAAAGATGAGCTTTTTAGTAATTGGCTTGCTACTTATGTCAATAGTAGCAATGTCAGGATGTGCTGATGATAAGTCATCCAACACTACCGCCCCTGCAGAAGAAGAGAATGCAGGCAATATGTCAGCTAATAATACTATGCCTCCAGGAGGAGAAAACCCAGGTCAGATGCCTCCTGGAAATGATTCCATGCCTCCTGAAGGAGCTCCTGGTAATATGTCAGCTAACGGTTCCATGCCTCCAGCAGGAGCTCCAGGTAACATGTCCATGCCTCCAGCAGGAGCTCCAGGTAACATGTCCATGCCTCCTGAGGAAGCTCCTCAGGCAGAAAACTCAAGCAATATGTCATAATTTGATTAGTTTGAATACGGCTTTCAAACTGTTTAGACAAGGATGAAGGTAATTAGTCAGATAACAACTTTTACCTTCACCTTGACTTTTTATTATTTTTAAAATCGGTATCATCAATTTATTCTTGTCAGCTGCAACTCCACAAGGATATTTTCCTACAATTATATCGATGTAATCTGTTTCTTGGAATATGTTGATTTGATATATTTGTTGTGCAGTTTGTTGATTTGAATATTTATTGCAGTATATAGGTTTAATATATTTATCGTAGTATATAGGTTTAATATATTTATCGTAGTATATAGGTTTAATATATTTATCGTAGTATATTGATTTGATCTTTTTGTTGCGATATACTGGTGTAATCTATTTTCTGTAGTGTCAATGTTACATCTTTTGAATCAAAACTGAGCATCGGGGATTATGTGCTCATTTTACAGAATTAATCAATAACTCAAGGACTGCAAGGACAAAACCCATATAGTCCTATACTAATAAGAACGTATTTATAAAAATCAAATTATACAAAGACCACAATTACATAAAACTCAAAACTATGAAAATTAAATTATATAAAAAATCAAAATTACACACATTCAAAGTTATAAAATCAAAATTATATAAAAATTAAAATTTCATTTTTGAGGTGTGTTATAATATGAGTATTTATGTAATGCACTTTAATGAAATCGACAGGACAAACTTGTCTGAGGTAGGGGGAAAAGGTGCTAATCTGGGAGAAATGGCTAAAGCAGGATTTCCTGTCCCTCCTGGATTTTGCATTACAACGTCGGCTTATCGTGATTTTATTGCAGCAAGTAGTGAGATGGACAGATTTTTTAATTTGCTTGATCAGTTAAAACCGGATCAACCGGAAGAAATCATTAAACTGGGAAAGCTGATCAGAGACCACTTACTAACCGTCCCGATATCTCAAACGATTAAACTCTCTATTCTTGATGCATGGAAAGTACTGGGAGAAGAAAAGGCTTATGCCGTTCGGTCAAGTGCTACAGCTGAAGATTTACCGACTGCTTCTTTTGCCGGCCAGCAGGAAACCTATTTGAACGTAAAGGGAATAGACCAACTCCTTCAGGCTGTACGGAAATGTTGGAGTTCTCTGTTTACCGACAGGGCAATAATCTACCGTATTAAAAACGGATTTGGTCACCGAACGGTTTATTTGTCCGTAGTGGTACAGCAAATGATATTTCCGGAGGTTTCCGGACTTATGTTTACTGTGGATCCTGTTACCGGGCACAGGAATATTATTTCCATTGATGCCAGCTTTGGATTGGGTGAGGCTCTGGTCTCAGGAACCGTATCAGCCGACTCCTATCAGGTCCTCAAGGGTAAGATTATCAAAAAGCAAATTGCAGAAAAGAAGATAGCTATTTATCCGATCGCAGAAGGGGGAACAATAACCAGAGAACTTGCTCCTGAACTCCAAAAAAAGCAGGCCCTCACTGATGATAAAATTCTGGAACTGGCCCAACTCGGCCAAGAGATAGAAAAGCACTATTGCTCGGAACAGGATATTGAGTGGTGCCTGGCAGGGAATAGGTTCTATATCTTACAAAGTCGCCCTATAACCTCTCTTTATCCGATTCCTAAAGTATACGACAACAAACTTCACGTATTTTTGTCGATTGGTCACCTTCAAATGATGACGGATGCCATGAAACCTATGGGAATTTCTGTTTTTCGGGGAATATTTCCCATTGGAAAAGACTCTATATCCTTTCCCAATCCGGTAATAACGGAAGCGGGAAATAGGCTTTTTTTCGACGTCACCGCTCTTTTGTACAATAAAACCTTTCGACGATACTTTATCTGGAGAATTTCTATTGTGGACGAACTAATGAGGGATGCCCTGGTGAAAATAGTATCAAGCGGGATCTTTCGACAGGAAGCAAAAGCAAACAAAGACACAATGAAACAGGTTTTTAAGTTGTTCAAACCGCTGCTTCCGCTCTATCTAAAGGGTATTCCGGTCATTGTTGACAATTTATTCTTCCTCGAGCCTTCAGGTATCATTGAGCGAGCCACAGCTCCTCTGGAAGATATAATCGATAAGTATAGATATAGCCTCATGCAGGTGTCAGGGTTAGAGCGAATAAAAAAGGTTCAGGAAAGTACTGGAAAGTTGCTGCAGGAACTTAATGGCAGCATGATGTATGTACTTTTATCGTTCATTGTTCTGCCTATTGCGAATCGTCTTTCCAGGTTGTGGTTGGGTGAAGACCTTGATGTTGGCACGCTGAGTAAATCTTCTCCTGGAAACGTAACCGGTGAGATGGGGTTAATGATTGGGGATCTGGCCGATACTGCACGAAAATATCCTGAAGTGATAGATTATTTGAAAAGAGCTGAAGACCGTACTTTCTATCAGGGTCTCGGTAAAGTAAAGGGTGGAGATATATTCGGAGCCGAGCTGGATAGGTTCATGGAACTGTATGGCATGCGCTGCCCTGGGGAAATTGATATTTCAAACATTCGATGGTGGGAAGCTCCTACCCTGCTTGTTCCGTCTATTATAAACCACATAAAAAGTAATGCTCCCGGTGAACATAGGGACCGTTTCAGACAGGGCCGGAAAGAAGCTCAGGAAGCTATACAAAAACTTCTGGATGGTATTGGAAATACTCCTGCCGGAAACTTCAAAGCAAGACTAATGTCCAGGCTTCTTTTTATTTATCGAAATTCTACAGGCTTGCGTGAATTTCCCAAGTATGTCATTGTTCGGTTTTTTGATATCTACCGGAAGGCTATCCTTGCAGAGGCACGAGTTTTACATCAACGAGGGATTCTGGAAAGAGAAGAAGATGTGTTCTATTTATACCTTGATGAGCTTGTGGCATTATTAGAAAAACGTTTTAATAAAGACCTGAA belongs to Methanosarcina barkeri 3 and includes:
- a CDS encoding YoaK family protein — translated: MTKMLTLKNERKIGLCNFTSESVELGMLLAIVGGFLDAYTFVGRGGVFANAQTGNVVLMGIEAATGEWGQALLHAVPILAFMIGVVVAEMIKKPSMCLFMQDSERAVLILETVVLFIVGFIPYTSPSIIVTVAVSFVSSVQISSFRKLVGSTYSTTMVTGNLRSATQEAYIAFTKKDDESARRTIRYSTINLSFLAGAVLGGLLTSFIGVKAVWIPVVVLICSIILFNSERKDKNANIEI
- a CDS encoding class I SAM-dependent methyltransferase, yielding MYNRKGIQSHILSFIDFSKASTFLDIGCGKGYDLIEISNRAYKEAKLYGVDVKTNLIEFAKMQTERDCRFTFDVYDVEDGLKFEDESIDVIVSCNVLECIKNKSKLLHEIHRVLKPDGKIIMAHFDWDTQIFNAFDKNLYRKLITTYNDWQQPWMNDCDAWMGRKISGIFNETGLFNGTMFTYVVTESEYKEGFRGYSLINEEFKALVEKGIIENTEFELFKDQITQIEKTGHYFYSINLYTYVGQKK
- a CDS encoding 23S rRNA (uridine(2552)-2'-O)-methyltransferase, whose protein sequence is MARDRRDYYYHQAKEEGYRSRASFKLKQINERHHIINRGDSVVDLGAAPGGWLQVAKELSGGKVLGVDLQRIVPIEGVETIQGDINAESTIKKITKIVGVKGADVVLCDAAPNLSGNWSYDHARSIELATSALECAKKILKPKGNFVVKVFQGDMFNDYLQQVRENFVKTAAYSPKASRSQSAEIYVIGKKFLTAPLRKGDKFVVDIEELGSSGDGAVLIEGFVVFVKEVEIGEKVRIKITDVKPNFAFADVAERLGKTEKSE
- a CDS encoding histidinol phosphate phosphatase domain-containing protein, whose amino-acid sequence is MIDLHTHTIFSDGELIPSELVRRAVIHGYKAIALTDHADYTNLEQLIEAGQKAKYLENEWDIRVLAGVELTHVPPRKIAPLAKKAKELGADIVVVHGETISEPVAPGTNSESVACEYVDILAHPGLISEEDVEKAKDNNVCLEITARNGHNRTNGHVARLALEIGATILVNTDTHAPEDLITDETAMKIAMGAGLTEVRAREALKASAKKIAEIV
- a CDS encoding phosphoenolpyruvate synthase; protein product: MSIYVMHFNEIDRTNLSEVGGKGANLGEMAKAGFPVPPGFCITTSAYRDFIAASSEMDRFFNLLDQLKPDQPEEIIKLGKLIRDHLLTVPISQTIKLSILDAWKVLGEEKAYAVRSSATAEDLPTASFAGQQETYLNVKGIDQLLQAVRKCWSSLFTDRAIIYRIKNGFGHRTVYLSVVVQQMIFPEVSGLMFTVDPVTGHRNIISIDASFGLGEALVSGTVSADSYQVLKGKIIKKQIAEKKIAIYPIAEGGTITRELAPELQKKQALTDDKILELAQLGQEIEKHYCSEQDIEWCLAGNRFYILQSRPITSLYPIPKVYDNKLHVFLSIGHLQMMTDAMKPMGISVFRGIFPIGKDSISFPNPVITEAGNRLFFDVTALLYNKTFRRYFIWRISIVDELMRDALVKIVSSGIFRQEAKANKDTMKQVFKLFKPLLPLYLKGIPVIVDNLFFLEPSGIIERATAPLEDIIDKYRYSLMQVSGLERIKKVQESTGKLLQELNGSMMYVLLSFIVLPIANRLSRLWLGEDLDVGTLSKSSPGNVTGEMGLMIGDLADTARKYPEVIDYLKRAEDRTFYQGLGKVKGGDIFGAELDRFMELYGMRCPGEIDISNIRWWEAPTLLVPSIINHIKSNAPGEHRDRFRQGRKEAQEAIQKLLDGIGNTPAGNFKARLMSRLLFIYRNSTGLREFPKYVIVRFFDIYRKAILAEARVLHQRGILEREEDVFYLYLDELVALLEKRFNKDLKELIDSRKRAYEQYQKMTPPRVMTSEGEVITGVRSDVEAPKGALIGTPVSAGVAEGYVKVILKPEAAKLNKGDILVAPFTDPGWTPLFYSVEALVVEIGGMMTHGSVIAREYGIPAVVGIENATKILKDGQYVRVDGTRGFVQVLK